In a genomic window of Aggregatimonas sangjinii:
- a CDS encoding phosphatidate cytidylyltransferase, with protein MKEILRRALTGAVFIILLLSAIFLNSDAFDFLLMIFGLACIYEYKRMVGLRGYYIFIAYLILWWIFIYLVKEVNTIPINILLGITIAVDLALLYFLFSKKGTTFNTFQKFVVGLFYIGGGCIFLTMIPYKNDEFAKLLIMGIFILIWVNDSFAYLVGRSLGRTKLFPSVSPKKTIEGAIGGLAFTLGAAYFMAKYEPIVNVGQWMTLAAVIVIAGNLGDLVESKLKRVAGVKDSGALLPGHGGMLDRLDSLVFAAPFAYLILNLFTNVS; from the coding sequence ATGAAGGAAATCTTAAGGCGAGCACTTACTGGGGCCGTATTTATAATTCTCTTACTTTCCGCTATTTTCCTTAACTCGGATGCTTTTGATTTTCTGCTGATGATATTCGGCCTAGCCTGTATCTATGAATACAAACGCATGGTCGGTCTTCGAGGCTATTATATTTTCATTGCCTATTTGATTCTATGGTGGATTTTCATTTATCTAGTGAAGGAGGTAAACACCATACCTATTAATATACTTTTGGGAATTACTATCGCGGTAGACTTGGCACTACTCTATTTTCTCTTTAGTAAAAAAGGAACCACGTTTAATACCTTTCAAAAATTCGTAGTAGGGCTTTTCTATATCGGTGGTGGATGTATCTTTTTAACGATGATACCCTACAAGAACGATGAGTTCGCAAAGTTGTTGATAATGGGTATTTTTATACTGATTTGGGTAAATGACTCGTTTGCCTACCTCGTCGGGAGGAGCCTTGGCCGTACCAAACTGTTTCCCTCGGTTTCCCCTAAAAAAACGATCGAAGGTGCCATTGGCGGACTTGCTTTTACCTTAGGAGCCGCTTATTTTATGGCGAAATACGAGCCTATAGTAAATGTGGGCCAATGGATGACGTTGGCGGCCGTTATCGTAATCGCTGGTAATCTGGGTGACCTGGTCGAATCGAAATTAAAAAGGGTCGCTGGAGTAAAGGACAGTGGCGCCTTGCTTCCCGGACACGGAGGCATGTTAGACCGTTTAGACAGTTTGGTATTTGCGGCTCCGTTCGCGTACCTAATATTAAATTTATTTACGAATGTTTCATAG
- a CDS encoding acyl-CoA-binding protein: MKNEKLYKNFSEAVQFVNNYEGQLPADVKLKLYAFYKIANENKNHPGSKTPLINAFKANALIQAKNLSRKEAMTAYVKLAKSLR, translated from the coding sequence ATGAAGAACGAGAAATTATATAAAAACTTTAGCGAAGCGGTGCAATTCGTGAACAATTACGAAGGTCAATTACCGGCCGATGTCAAGCTGAAACTTTATGCGTTCTATAAAATCGCCAATGAGAACAAAAATCACCCAGGCAGTAAAACCCCTTTGATCAACGCTTTTAAGGCCAACGCTTTGATACAGGCTAAAAATCTAAGCAGAAAAGAAGCGATGACGGCTTATGTAAAACTTGCGAAATCGCTGCGCTAG
- a CDS encoding creatininase family protein, which yields MRPYILAETNWEALKDASFDLAVLPWGATEAHNYHLPYATDNIEADAFAAEAARVAWERGGKVVVLPTIPFGVNTGQRDIYLDINLNPSTQFAILSDVVEVLNRQGIKKLLVFNSHGGNNFKPLIRELGLKFPEMFICLSIWTEVVDKYAYFEEKGDHADEMETSIIQFLRPDLVLPKEKWGDGKDKKYKIKAFSDGWMWAERQWSKISEDTGVGNPHKATKEKGERFFKDVTEKMGALFYDLSQADLNDLYE from the coding sequence ATGAGACCCTATATTCTCGCCGAAACCAACTGGGAGGCCTTAAAAGACGCCTCATTTGATTTAGCAGTACTACCCTGGGGCGCTACCGAGGCGCACAACTATCACTTACCATATGCGACCGATAATATCGAGGCAGATGCGTTTGCGGCGGAAGCCGCACGAGTGGCTTGGGAAAGAGGAGGGAAAGTCGTTGTGTTACCTACCATACCTTTCGGGGTAAATACAGGACAGCGGGATATCTATTTGGATATCAACCTGAATCCCAGTACGCAATTCGCGATCCTGTCGGATGTTGTTGAAGTACTGAACCGACAGGGAATCAAAAAACTGCTGGTCTTTAATAGTCACGGTGGTAATAACTTTAAACCGCTCATTCGGGAGTTGGGGTTGAAATTCCCGGAGATGTTCATCTGCCTTTCCATATGGACGGAAGTGGTCGACAAATATGCCTATTTTGAAGAAAAAGGCGATCATGCCGATGAAATGGAGACGAGTATCATACAATTTCTAAGACCCGATCTGGTTTTACCCAAGGAAAAGTGGGGCGATGGAAAAGACAAAAAATATAAGATAAAAGCTTTTTCCGACGGTTGGATGTGGGCGGAACGCCAATGGTCTAAAATAAGTGAGGATACAGGTGTGGGCAATCCACATAAGGCAACAAAGGAAAAAGGAGAACGTTTTTTCAAGGATGTCACCGAAAAAATGGGAGCGCTTTTTTATGACCTCAGTCAGGCCGATCTGAACGATCTATACGAGTAA
- a CDS encoding NUDIX hydrolase: protein MYKVFVNERPLILTNNITETKESNCFLLNEKAINDAIEALVKKKLKKAYIYHPNAEEILKKFTDKIALEVAAGGVVTNKEGKVLFIYRNDKWDIPKGKLDKGETIEECALREVEEETGVTGLKIENYLRTTYHVFKRKGKYKLKEVHWYAMKTNFKGKLKPEKSEGIEKVKWKGPKKIIKALENSYTNIKLLFEGD, encoded by the coding sequence ATGTATAAAGTTTTTGTCAATGAACGCCCGTTGATTTTAACAAATAATATCACCGAGACGAAAGAGAGCAATTGCTTTCTTCTTAATGAAAAAGCCATTAACGACGCCATTGAGGCCTTGGTGAAAAAGAAGCTTAAAAAGGCCTACATCTACCATCCCAACGCCGAGGAAATCCTAAAAAAATTCACCGATAAGATTGCGCTTGAAGTGGCGGCAGGTGGCGTGGTTACCAATAAAGAAGGTAAGGTGCTCTTCATCTACCGTAACGACAAGTGGGACATCCCCAAAGGGAAATTGGACAAGGGCGAGACCATTGAGGAATGTGCCCTACGGGAAGTCGAAGAAGAAACCGGAGTAACCGGACTAAAAATCGAGAACTACCTGCGTACGACCTACCATGTTTTCAAACGAAAAGGTAAATATAAGCTGAAGGAAGTACATTGGTACGCCATGAAAACCAATTTCAAAGGTAAGTTGAAGCCTGAAAAAAGTGAGGGTATCGAAAAAGTTAAATGGAAAGGACCCAAAAAAATCATTAAGGCCTTAGAAAATTCCTATACCAATATCAAATTACTGTTTGAGGGAGATTGA
- the ftsH gene encoding ATP-dependent zinc metalloprotease FtsH, which translates to MAKENNNTGKKPKFSSWWIYGLIIVLILGFQFLNSDNFANTKKTTTSELQEYLRNGDVKEILIITNARQAKVFLTDEALNKDVHKDVSEKPFSINSAKVPQYLVNYGDLQNFENEIKTIKKENNLDTIVDNDQESDVLGNLIVTILPFVLIIGIWIYLMRRMSGGGGGGAGGQIFNIGKSKAKLFDEKTDTRTSFKDVAGLEGAKEEVEEIVEFLKFPDKYTSLGGKIPKGALLVGPPGTGKTLLAKAVAGEAKVPFFSLSGSDFVEMFVGVGASRVRDLFKQAKDKSPAIIFIDEIDAIGRARGKNNFTGSNDERENTLNQLLTEMDGFGTNTNVIVLAATNRADVLDKALMRAGRFDRQIYVDLPDIRERKEIFEVHLRPIKTSEALDLDFLARQTPGFSGADIANVCNEAALIAARKEKKAVNKQDFLDAVDRIVGGLEKKNKIITPGEKKTIAYHEAGHATVSWMLEHAAPLVKVTIVPRGQSLGAAWYLPEERLIVRPEQMKDEMCATLGGRAAEKVIFNKISTGALSDLEKVTKQARAMVTVYGLNDKIGNLTYYDSSGQNDYGFSKPYSEDTAHTIDMEISKLIEEQYVRAIKVLEDNKDKLTVLAERLLEKEVIFKEDLEKIFGKRPFEGKDDAVKQAAEGMITPDTEEVPVKETVSPSDKEDKQNKI; encoded by the coding sequence ATGGCAAAAGAAAATAACAATACTGGTAAAAAACCGAAGTTTAGTTCATGGTGGATCTATGGTCTTATCATCGTTTTGATACTCGGATTTCAGTTCCTGAATAGCGATAATTTCGCAAATACCAAGAAAACGACCACTTCGGAACTCCAGGAATACCTTAGAAATGGTGATGTTAAGGAGATATTGATCATTACCAACGCCAGACAGGCAAAGGTTTTCCTTACCGACGAAGCGTTGAATAAAGATGTGCATAAAGACGTATCCGAAAAGCCCTTTTCGATCAACTCGGCAAAGGTACCCCAGTATCTTGTGAACTACGGTGACCTTCAGAACTTTGAGAACGAGATAAAGACGATTAAGAAAGAGAATAATCTGGATACGATCGTAGACAACGACCAAGAGTCAGATGTGCTTGGTAACCTAATTGTCACCATTTTGCCTTTTGTTTTGATTATCGGTATTTGGATCTACCTCATGCGCCGAATGTCAGGTGGCGGTGGCGGTGGCGCCGGAGGTCAGATTTTCAATATTGGTAAATCGAAGGCAAAGCTCTTTGATGAAAAGACCGACACCCGCACTTCCTTTAAGGATGTGGCCGGTTTGGAAGGTGCAAAAGAAGAAGTCGAGGAAATTGTAGAATTCCTTAAATTTCCCGATAAATATACCTCTCTGGGTGGTAAAATACCGAAGGGTGCACTGCTTGTAGGCCCTCCAGGAACGGGTAAGACACTTTTGGCAAAGGCTGTTGCAGGGGAAGCCAAAGTGCCTTTCTTTTCTTTATCGGGTTCCGATTTTGTCGAAATGTTCGTAGGGGTCGGAGCCTCTAGGGTTCGTGACCTTTTTAAACAGGCCAAAGACAAATCTCCCGCGATTATTTTTATCGATGAGATAGATGCTATCGGTCGTGCAAGGGGAAAGAATAATTTTACGGGGTCTAATGACGAGCGTGAAAATACATTGAACCAGTTGCTTACCGAAATGGATGGTTTCGGCACGAATACAAACGTTATTGTATTGGCCGCTACCAACCGCGCAGATGTGCTTGACAAGGCACTCATGCGTGCGGGTAGGTTCGATAGGCAGATTTATGTAGACCTTCCCGATATTCGTGAACGAAAAGAGATTTTCGAGGTTCACCTTAGACCGATTAAAACTTCCGAGGCTCTGGATTTGGATTTCCTAGCCAGACAAACCCCAGGATTTTCCGGTGCCGATATCGCGAACGTTTGTAACGAGGCGGCCTTGATTGCCGCCCGTAAAGAGAAAAAGGCGGTCAATAAACAGGATTTCCTGGATGCTGTTGACCGAATCGTCGGCGGATTGGAAAAGAAGAACAAGATAATTACGCCCGGCGAGAAGAAGACCATTGCATATCACGAAGCTGGTCATGCCACCGTAAGTTGGATGTTGGAACATGCCGCTCCGTTGGTAAAGGTCACCATCGTGCCTAGGGGACAATCTTTAGGGGCAGCTTGGTACCTTCCCGAAGAGCGTTTGATCGTGCGTCCGGAGCAGATGAAGGATGAAATGTGTGCCACTTTGGGCGGCAGGGCCGCCGAAAAAGTGATTTTCAATAAGATTTCGACCGGAGCATTGAGCGATTTAGAGAAAGTAACCAAACAGGCACGTGCCATGGTTACCGTTTATGGCCTTAATGATAAAATCGGAAATCTCACCTATTATGATTCGTCAGGTCAGAACGATTATGGCTTTTCCAAACCTTATTCGGAAGATACCGCACATACGATCGATATGGAAATATCAAAATTAATCGAGGAACAGTATGTACGTGCCATTAAAGTATTGGAAGATAACAAGGATAAGCTTACCGTTTTGGCGGAGCGCCTTTTGGAAAAAGAGGTGATTTTTAAGGAAGACCTCGAAAAGATATTCGGTAAAAGACCCTTCGAAGGCAAGGACGACGCTGTAAAACAAGCGGCCGAAGGAATGATTACCCCGGATACCGAAGAGGTTCCCGTTAAAGAGACTGTTTCGCCGAGCGACAAAGAGGACAAGCAAAATAAAATTTAG
- a CDS encoding SRPBCC family protein: MHIETPKKVVAKSQATVFEFLSDLKNFEQLMPDSIAKFELLNENRFLFQLKGMPEIVLERKAETPHSQIVLGAASEKLPFTLIADILEIEAAKSEVILSFTGEFNAMMAMMIKNPITNFMGTLSENLDNV, encoded by the coding sequence ATGCATATAGAAACACCCAAGAAAGTTGTGGCGAAAAGTCAAGCCACCGTATTTGAATTTTTAAGCGATTTGAAAAATTTCGAGCAGTTGATGCCGGATTCGATCGCAAAATTCGAATTGTTGAACGAAAATCGATTTTTATTTCAGTTGAAAGGAATGCCAGAAATCGTTTTGGAGCGCAAAGCGGAAACACCCCATAGCCAAATCGTTTTGGGAGCCGCCAGCGAAAAGCTGCCATTTACCCTTATTGCCGACATCCTCGAAATTGAAGCAGCAAAGAGTGAAGTCATCTTAAGTTTTACGGGGGAATTCAATGCGATGATGGCCATGATGATCAAAAATCCGATTACCAATTTTATGGGTACCTTATCGGAAAATCTGGACAACGTTTAG
- a CDS encoding LUD domain-containing protein yields MGLLDKLFGGGKKKVSKETSETRGQHMPDLNIPVDEKFTIHFRKNGGKFLYCDSFKEVSEALKNVIAENGWERIPFFAMDPKLEKKFSADHLTFTDKHKQSEVFFTTCEHLIAQNGSILVCSNQLMERKLNELPSNVIVFATTSQLVESIGEGLKKIKKKYGHSIPANITTLKHFQANEENSDDFLTYGSSSKNLYLLLLEDL; encoded by the coding sequence ATGGGGCTGTTGGACAAATTATTCGGAGGTGGCAAAAAAAAGGTTTCCAAGGAAACATCGGAAACCCGTGGGCAACATATGCCTGACTTGAATATACCTGTAGACGAAAAGTTTACTATCCACTTCAGGAAAAATGGCGGTAAATTTCTGTACTGCGATTCTTTTAAAGAGGTTTCCGAAGCATTGAAAAATGTAATTGCAGAAAACGGCTGGGAACGGATTCCCTTTTTTGCAATGGACCCCAAACTAGAAAAAAAATTTTCCGCCGATCACCTCACCTTTACCGATAAGCACAAGCAAAGTGAGGTTTTCTTTACTACTTGCGAACATTTGATCGCCCAAAACGGATCTATTCTTGTGTGCTCGAATCAATTGATGGAACGCAAGCTCAATGAACTGCCTAGCAACGTGATCGTATTCGCGACCACAAGCCAATTGGTAGAATCGATTGGGGAGGGTCTGAAGAAAATAAAGAAAAAATACGGGCACAGTATACCCGCAAATATCACGACCCTCAAACACTTTCAGGCCAACGAAGAAAATTCGGATGATTTTCTGACTTATGGCAGCAGTTCCAAAAATTTGTATCTTTTGCTTTTGGAAGACCTATAA
- the pyrE gene encoding orotate phosphoribosyltransferase, with translation MILDKNTAKKTAELLLQINAIKLKPENPFTWASGWKSPIYCDNRIILSYPTIRNYVREELAKQVESLYGKPDIIAGVATGAIGIGALVADYLGLPFIYVRPEPKSHGRQNQIEGVLEKNQTVVVIEDLISTGKSSLNAVRALKDSGASVKGMLAIFSYGFPVAEENFKESGIDLHTLGNYEHLIELASETDYVREAQLHTLREWRNSPSEWNK, from the coding sequence ATGATTTTAGACAAGAATACGGCTAAAAAAACAGCGGAACTCCTGCTGCAAATTAATGCAATAAAATTGAAACCTGAAAATCCGTTTACATGGGCGTCCGGGTGGAAATCCCCCATATATTGCGATAACCGGATCATACTTTCCTACCCGACCATACGAAATTATGTAAGGGAAGAGCTTGCCAAGCAAGTGGAGTCGCTTTACGGCAAACCGGACATTATAGCGGGAGTTGCCACAGGGGCCATAGGAATTGGGGCCTTGGTTGCCGATTATTTGGGGCTACCCTTTATTTATGTGCGACCGGAACCAAAATCGCACGGGCGCCAGAATCAGATCGAGGGGGTTCTTGAGAAAAATCAGACAGTAGTCGTTATCGAAGACCTGATCAGTACGGGAAAAAGCAGCCTGAATGCTGTACGGGCACTAAAGGATTCCGGAGCCAGCGTCAAGGGTATGCTTGCCATTTTCTCCTATGGATTTCCGGTAGCCGAGGAAAATTTTAAGGAATCGGGTATCGATTTGCACACTTTGGGCAACTACGAACACTTAATCGAACTAGCTTCCGAGACCGACTATGTAAGGGAAGCGCAATTGCATACACTAAGGGAATGGCGAAATAGTCCGTCAGAATGGAATAAATAG
- a CDS encoding biotin--[acetyl-CoA-carboxylase] ligase: MQIVKLGAIDSTNAYLKRTLQVRQLEDFTVAVAEEQTSGRGQQGTSWVSEPGKNLIFSVFKKFNGFHASRHFYLNFIVSLSIYSTLKTLDIPNLHIKWPNDILSGNYKICGILIETILAGQMLKSAVIGVGLNLNQTRFPELPNATSLKLLAGKSFDRDEVLQMIIENLKSSFQFTGDSELEMLREEYAAKLFMKDCRAAFQILEGQEVEGFIRGVSEGGKLLVEFDNQAVREFDLKELKLLY, encoded by the coding sequence ATGCAAATAGTCAAACTTGGTGCCATAGATTCTACTAACGCTTATTTGAAAAGAACATTGCAAGTTCGGCAACTAGAAGATTTTACGGTAGCAGTGGCCGAAGAGCAGACTTCGGGCAGGGGACAACAGGGAACATCATGGGTTTCAGAACCTGGTAAAAACCTGATTTTTAGTGTTTTTAAGAAGTTTAATGGTTTTCATGCAAGCCGACATTTTTACTTGAACTTTATTGTTTCCCTATCGATTTACAGCACACTGAAAACTCTAGATATCCCTAATCTTCATATCAAATGGCCTAACGACATTCTGTCAGGAAATTACAAAATCTGCGGTATCTTGATCGAAACGATTTTGGCAGGCCAAATGCTAAAGAGTGCGGTTATAGGTGTAGGGCTGAATTTAAACCAAACTCGATTTCCAGAACTGCCAAACGCCACATCATTGAAATTATTGGCAGGGAAGTCTTTCGATAGGGACGAGGTATTGCAAATGATTATCGAAAATTTAAAGTCTAGCTTTCAGTTTACCGGGGATTCGGAATTAGAAATGCTTCGGGAAGAGTATGCAGCTAAACTTTTTATGAAAGATTGCCGTGCGGCCTTTCAAATATTGGAAGGACAAGAAGTAGAGGGGTTTATTAGGGGTGTCTCGGAAGGTGGAAAACTACTCGTCGAGTTTGACAACCAAGCAGTTCGCGAATTTGACCTCAAAGAACTAAAATTGTTATATTGA
- a CDS encoding RDD family protein, translated as MTRKEQLQSCKICQHQKKDLNRGIICGLTDNLADFEERCETFIENPKLKKRTEEDAILSSVDSKVASQGQRFANYLIDQIFVIGLGLLFGLMIGILAEFIDPVFLSFLYEDNRLIEWLLGSVLAIIYYSFFEGVTGRSIGKFFTKTKVVTEDGDRPNFSVVLTRSLCRCIPFNAFSFLANDGVGWHDKFSGTRVIEID; from the coding sequence ATGACAAGAAAAGAACAGTTACAGTCGTGCAAAATATGCCAACATCAAAAGAAAGATTTGAATCGGGGAATCATTTGCGGGCTCACCGATAATTTGGCCGACTTTGAAGAACGTTGCGAAACCTTCATTGAAAATCCGAAGCTTAAGAAGCGTACGGAAGAAGATGCCATCTTAAGTTCCGTAGATAGTAAAGTGGCTAGTCAGGGCCAACGATTCGCCAATTACCTTATCGACCAGATTTTTGTAATCGGTCTCGGCTTGTTGTTTGGTTTGATGATAGGCATTTTGGCCGAATTCATAGACCCTGTGTTTCTGTCCTTTCTTTATGAGGATAACCGACTGATAGAATGGTTGTTGGGCAGTGTTCTTGCGATAATTTATTATTCTTTTTTTGAAGGGGTTACCGGTCGTTCTATCGGTAAGTTTTTCACGAAGACCAAGGTGGTGACCGAAGATGGCGATCGACCTAATTTTTCGGTTGTCCTCACTCGATCACTTTGTCGTTGTATTCCGTTCAACGCATTTTCATTTTTGGCGAACGACGGGGTGGGCTGGCATGATAAATTTTCGGGCACCCGTGTAATCGAAATTGATTAA
- a CDS encoding phosphatidylserine decarboxylase family protein, which produces MFHREGQKIIVITFILVVAAILLAQFFVPYPGLRIAIQIVALLLLVAVLQFFRNPKRIPIKSFSEIIAPADGKVVVIEEVEETEYFNDKRIQVSIFMSPINVHVTRYPASGEVKYSKYHPGKYLVAWHPKSSTDNERTTVVIHTPMFGDILYRQIAGAMARRIVNYAEVGESVQQGEDAGFIKFGSRIDLFLPLDCGIAVQLNQTVKGAKTCIAAVLEKNEEREII; this is translated from the coding sequence ATGTTTCATAGAGAAGGACAAAAAATAATTGTGATTACTTTTATCTTGGTGGTAGCGGCAATTTTACTTGCGCAATTTTTCGTTCCTTACCCAGGGTTGCGAATCGCCATCCAAATAGTAGCCCTTTTGCTTTTAGTTGCGGTGCTGCAGTTTTTTAGAAATCCGAAACGGATTCCTATAAAGAGTTTTAGCGAAATTATCGCCCCTGCCGATGGTAAGGTGGTCGTTATAGAGGAAGTGGAAGAAACCGAATACTTTAACGATAAGCGCATACAGGTCTCCATTTTCATGTCGCCCATCAATGTGCACGTAACACGCTATCCCGCTAGTGGTGAAGTAAAATATTCGAAATACCATCCCGGAAAATACTTGGTTGCTTGGCATCCGAAATCTAGTACCGATAATGAGCGTACGACGGTCGTTATCCACACCCCGATGTTCGGCGATATTCTGTATCGTCAGATCGCGGGGGCAATGGCAAGGCGAATTGTCAATTATGCGGAAGTTGGTGAAAGTGTGCAGCAGGGTGAAGATGCCGGTTTTATAAAATTCGGTTCGCGAATAGATCTTTTCCTACCTTTAGACTGTGGTATAGCTGTACAGCTTAACCAAACCGTTAAAGGAGCCAAGACCTGCATCGCAGCAGTACTAGAAAAAAATGAAGAACGAGAAATTATATAA
- the rsfS gene encoding ribosome silencing factor, which produces MQKKKAGADELIALILEGIEDVKGQNINLLDLRDIENTVCEYFIICNGTSNTHVKAIVGSVQKTVSKAIKDKPWHVEGEDNAEWVLMDYVNVVVHVFQKQIREFYDIEGLWGDAKVTLVESSVNQ; this is translated from the coding sequence ATGCAAAAAAAGAAAGCGGGCGCTGATGAGCTAATTGCGTTGATTTTGGAGGGCATAGAAGATGTAAAGGGCCAAAATATCAATCTCCTTGATTTACGAGACATCGAAAATACTGTATGTGAGTACTTTATAATTTGTAACGGAACTTCAAACACCCACGTTAAAGCAATAGTAGGATCCGTTCAGAAAACAGTGAGTAAGGCCATCAAAGACAAACCTTGGCACGTAGAAGGTGAAGATAACGCAGAGTGGGTTCTTATGGACTATGTTAACGTAGTAGTTCATGTATTTCAAAAACAAATTAGGGAATTTTACGACATTGAGGGTCTTTGGGGAGATGCCAAGGTAACCCTTGTAGAAAGTAGTGTAAATCAATAG
- a CDS encoding M14 family metallopeptidase, which produces MRYFCFLAFLFLFACEEQPEDQVADFQTHFENSKAKETATYLQTIDFYIRLAKEFPEVNFQTMGQTDSGRPLHIVTYNPDGDFNFKNIGAEKTVILVNNGIHPGESDGIDATMMLFRDLAVGKLPPPKNTVLVAIPIYNIGGSLNRNTATRANQNGPASYGFRGNDKNYDLNRDFIKADTKNARSFSEIYHLVKPDIFIDNHVSNGADYQYTLTHLFTQHDKLGGDLGNYLHTNIMPQLENALSSENWDITPYVNVYNALPESGFSQFIDHPRYSTGYTTLWNTLGMMVETHMLKPYEQRVQGTYELMKQMLMIAEKEGEKLRSLRQKAFEFSNTLTHYPIQWEIDTTRSSTLNFKGYEADTLISEVTGRPRIKYDRTRPFTKPVEYTNYMIPSDSVRVPEYYIVRKGYDDVMERMQQNNIDFEILERDTTLQVESYRIADYKTRNIPYEGHYPHYETKVTAQDEKVNFSEGDYVIPVRQNGIRYIIETLEPAATDSFFNWNFFDPILQQKEHFSPYVFEDEAARMLKENIGLRDSFLLKKTTDSVFAQNGYAQLDWLYKKSDHYEKAHLQYPVYRVLK; this is translated from the coding sequence ATGCGCTACTTCTGCTTTTTGGCATTCCTATTTCTTTTCGCCTGTGAGGAACAACCAGAGGATCAGGTAGCGGATTTTCAAACACATTTTGAAAATTCGAAAGCCAAGGAAACAGCGACCTATCTTCAAACGATTGACTTTTACATTCGTCTTGCCAAAGAATTTCCCGAAGTCAATTTTCAGACCATGGGGCAAACCGATAGCGGCCGACCGTTGCATATCGTCACCTACAATCCCGATGGGGACTTTAATTTCAAGAACATAGGGGCGGAGAAAACCGTCATACTTGTTAACAATGGTATTCACCCGGGCGAAAGCGACGGTATAGATGCTACAATGATGCTTTTTAGGGATTTGGCAGTGGGTAAATTACCACCGCCAAAAAATACGGTCTTGGTAGCTATACCCATCTATAACATAGGTGGCTCGCTCAACAGAAATACAGCCACCAGGGCGAACCAGAACGGTCCTGCTTCCTATGGTTTTCGAGGGAATGACAAAAATTACGACCTCAACAGAGACTTTATCAAGGCCGACACCAAGAACGCACGAAGTTTTTCGGAAATATATCATCTTGTAAAACCCGATATTTTCATTGACAATCACGTCAGCAATGGTGCCGACTACCAGTACACGCTCACCCATTTATTCACCCAACACGATAAATTGGGCGGCGACCTCGGCAATTATCTGCACACCAACATCATGCCTCAGCTCGAAAACGCCTTGTCGTCCGAAAATTGGGATATTACACCCTATGTAAACGTATACAATGCCCTGCCGGAAAGCGGTTTTTCGCAATTTATAGACCATCCCAGATACTCTACAGGATATACAACCCTTTGGAACACCCTGGGTATGATGGTAGAGACCCATATGCTAAAACCCTATGAGCAAAGAGTACAGGGCACCTATGAGTTGATGAAACAGATGCTGATGATTGCCGAAAAAGAGGGCGAAAAACTAAGGAGTTTGCGACAAAAGGCATTCGAGTTTTCGAACACACTAACGCACTACCCCATTCAGTGGGAAATCGACACGACGCGAAGCAGCACGCTTAACTTCAAAGGTTATGAAGCCGATACGCTCATCAGTGAGGTTACCGGACGACCACGTATCAAATACGATCGAACGAGACCGTTCACCAAGCCGGTTGAATATACCAACTATATGATTCCGAGCGACTCGGTTCGCGTTCCCGAATATTATATCGTAAGAAAAGGCTATGATGATGTAATGGAGCGCATGCAACAGAACAACATCGATTTTGAAATTTTGGAACGGGATACTACGTTACAGGTTGAAAGCTACCGCATAGCGGATTACAAAACACGTAATATTCCTTATGAAGGCCACTATCCACATTATGAAACCAAGGTAACGGCTCAAGATGAAAAAGTGAACTTCAGCGAAGGTGATTACGTTATTCCAGTGCGACAGAATGGTATTCGCTACATTATCGAAACGCTCGAACCAGCTGCCACCGATTCTTTTTTTAATTGGAATTTCTTTGATCCGATCTTACAGCAGAAAGAACACTTCTCTCCCTATGTTTTTGAGGATGAGGCGGCTCGAATGCTTAAAGAAAATATAGGACTACGGGATTCCTTTTTACTCAAAAAAACGACGGATTCTGTCTTTGCTCAAAATGGGTATGCCCAATTAGACTGGCTTTACAAAAAAAGTGACCATTACGAAAAAGCGCATTTACAGTATCCGGTATATCGCGTTCTCAAATAA